The Vagococcus penaei genome includes the window CAATTAAAGGTTACTCTGAATTAGCTTGTGTGGGTTATTTCTTTGAACATATTTATCCGGCATTAATCAATCGTGATTTTTATGGTCGTGGTGTTTTTATTTCGCAAGTTGAAAATGTGATAAAATCTTAGTAAGCGTTGAAGTCTATCAACGCTTTTTTAAACGTAATAAATGCGTCAATGGAGCAAAAAGGAGGATGGATAGTGTGCTAGAAAAATTTAAAAATGTTAGCTATTTTGGTTTATTTGTTCTAGGAGGATGGTTATTTGGGTATCTTTTTGGCTATTTAAATAAGCAAGAGTTGTTAGAAATAGATAGTCGTTCAGTTATCTTTTTTTTTGTTCTTTTATTGCCGATGGTTTTCTTGCATGTTATCGTTCACGAAGCCGGCCATACATTGTTTGGACAACTAACGGGTTATCAATTTATTAGCTTTCGAGTGGGTCCTTTTTTAGTCGTAAAAGAAGCCGATGGTTTAACTTTTAAACGCTTTAGTGTTTCAGGTACATTAGGACAATGTTTAATGCGGCCACCAGAATATCACGAGCATCAAGCCTTTCCGTATAAGCTGTATTTATTAGGTGGTGTCTTGATGAATCTAATCTTAAGCCTGTTAGTTTTATGGTTATTTCCACTTAATTTTGCTAGCTTAAGCTTGATATTTATAGGTTTTTTGACAGCGTTACTCAATGTTATTCCGATGGGATTCAATGATGGAGTAACTTTACGCTTAGCAAGCAAAAACGTCCAACAACGCTATTTATTGTATCTACAACTGGAAGCTCATGCCCTACTTACTCAGGGATTAACTTATACGGAATTACCTGCAAAAATGACGCAAACGATTCATGTTAGCCAAGTCACTTATTTAAGTCAATTCCAAGATTTTTTACGTTTAGGTTGTTTATTGGAGAATCGTGATTTTGATAGCCTTGGCCTGATGTTAAATGACTTTTCGTCTCGTTTAGGAGACTTTATTTATCCATACCAACTAGAATTAAAAAAAGAACTAGTTTTTTATTTAGCCTATTGTGAAGAAACAGATGAGAGGATAGTCAAAATTTGGCATGAAAAGGCGTTTCAAAAATCATTAAATCAACCACAAGCGAATAACTTAAGAATTAAAGCTATGTATGCTTGGAAAGTTTCTCAGGAAGTTGACCGAGCATTACTATATTTAAATCAAGCTGTACCCCTCCTTGCTAATGCCCCAACAAAAGGTGAAGCAAAAGTTGAACATCTGTTAATCGATTGGTTAAGAGCAAGTATTACAGCTGAATCAAAACAAGAATTTTTGTGAATAGTAGATTACTGATAGCAGAATGAACTAGAAAAATGATGAATTTATTGTATAATAACAAGTAGTAAGAGGGGTTAAATACGTAAAAATGGGGGACGAGTATGCCTACATTATCAGATGTTGCGAAGAAAGCAAATGTGTCAAAAATGACAGTTTCAAGAGTGATAAATCATCCAGAAAAAGTAACGGATGAATTGAAAGAGCTTGTTTTTAAAGCAATGAAAGATTTAAATTATAAACCAAACGTCGCTGCTAAAGCCTTAGCAAACAATAAAACGCAGATTATTAAATTTTTTATCTTGGAAGAAATTGATACAACTGAACCTTATTATATGAGTTTGTTGATGGGGATTTCTAAAGAGCTTGATAAGCATCAATATTCCTTGCAATTAGTGACTGAAAACAGTTTTGATTTGGGTCAGAGTGACGGTTATGTGATTACAGGCATGCGTGAAAGCGACTATGAGTGGATAGAGCGGTTAGAGAAACCATTTGTCTTATTTGGCGAAAATCGCTATGGCTATGACTTTATTGATACTGATAATGCTAAGGGGACTGAATTAGCGACGGAGCATGCTATTGCTAGTGGATATTCACATATTGTTTTTATTGGTATTGATGTGAAAGAACCATTTGAATATTCACGTGAAGCTGGATACATCAACACAGTCCAAAAATATAAGCGTGTACCTGAAATTTACCGTTTTAAAAATCGGTCTCGTTATACTGATCAGTTCATTAAAGAAGAACTACATCGTTTTCCAAAAAACACTGCTTTTGTTTGTAGTTCCGATCGTTTGGCAATTGGTATTGAACGTGGCTTACAACATGCTAAAGTTCAGATTCCTAGCGATTATGGTGTCATTGGTTTTGATGGTGTTTTTTTAGATCAAATTGCTTATCCTCAATTGACAACCATCAAACAACCGGTTATTGAGATGGGAGCCGCTTGCGCAAATATGTTACTTAATAAAATCAAGCAAGACGGTGCACCGCAAGGGAATCAATTATTTGAACCACAGCTCATTACACGTGGTAGTACACAACAGAATACTTAAAATAATAAAAGAGCAATGAGTGGTTATTTTGGCACTCATTGCTCTTTTACTTGTCTTTCTTAACAATAAAAATTTCAACTCGTCGATTCTTGGCTCGGTTTTCTGCAGAATTATTTGGGACTTTTGGTCGGAATTCTCCATATGCTTGAATAGAGACCCGATTTTCTGTTACGCCTTTATTAGCTACTAGAGAGTCCATTACTGAAATAGCTCGAGCAGCACTTAATTCCCAATTTGATTTAAACTCTTTTGTTTGGTTAGGCACGTTGTCTGTATAACCAGCAACAATAATGTCATTATCAATTTTTTTAATGAGTCAGCCACTTTTTTTAAAGGTTCATCAACAGCCGAGTTAAGTGTCGCACTACCAGGACTAAACAATAAACCACTGTCAATCGTGACACGCACGCCATCTTTTTCCACTTTGACATCAACTTCATCTTTATGTCCATCAGTAGTTAAATCTTCTTTGATTTTTGCTCCAGTTTCGGCAATTGCTTCTGCATCTGTTTTTTGAGTAGCAGGGTTGTCAGGAAGTAAGCCACCCTTACCCGAAGCACTATTGCCGGATAAAATAATATGGAATTGCTCACCTAATTGATCAAGCCGCTTATCATCTGATTTTGCCATAGCAAACATGACAATGAAGAGTGCAAGTAATAGAGTTAGCATGTCTGAATAAGGAAGTAACCAAGCTTCATCCACGTGCTCTTCATGTTTCTTGCGTCGTTTCATAGATTAAAGCCTCCTTATTTCTTTTTATCATTATCAGTCCGTTCATTAGGACTTAACATACCATTTAATTTTTTTTCAATTGTATTAGGATTTTGTCCGGACTGAATAGCTAGAATTCCTTCAATAGCAATCATCATGTACTTCACTTCTTCTTCTGATTTTCTAGCTAAGCGATTACCGAAGGGGATAAATAGCACATAACCTAAAAAGATTCCATAAAGCGTGGCTACGAATGCGGCAGAAATCATATGTCCTAGGGCATCAACATCATTTAAATTGCCTAGGGCGCCGATTAAACCAATAACTGCACCTAATACTCCAAGAGTTGGCGCTGATGATCCAACCGTTTTCATCATACTTGCAGCGACTTTATGACGATCTTCAAGAGAAAAGACTTCATTTTCTAATATTTCTTTAATTTGTTCTGGATTCATCCCATCAACAACCATTTCCATACCGTTTTTTAAAAAAGGGTTGTCTAATTGGTCAACAGCCGTCTCCAATGATAAGACACCATCTTTTCTAGCTTGTTGAGCTAAAGATAAAATTGATGCGATTAATTCTTGTGCATCATATTTTTTGTTTTTCAGCAAGACACCAAAAATTTTAGGTAAGCGTTTAATATCGGACGGTGGATAGGAATTGATGAGGGCAGCAAATGTTCCAACGAAAATGATAATTGCTGCCGCCGGATTTAGTAAGGCGGCAATGTTAGCACCTTTCACAATCATCCCGACTATCACAGAAAAAAGGCCTAGAATAATACCAATTAATAACAAAATATCCATAAAATTAACTCCTAATTTAATTATTTTTATTTTCCAAAAAGTTAACGTTCGTAAATAGTGTATTTTTTATCTGATATATTTAATATCGGTAGAATATCAACTTGTTTAATCATACTATGAAAAAAATTAAATTTCAAATAGAATTATAGAATAAAAAAAAGCTTAAATATCAATGTTTTGAAACGTTTTTATGAAAATTTGAAAACATTAATTATTTTGACAAATACCATAAAAACCACTATCATAAAATTATGAAATAGGAATTATTTATATAAATTAACTAAAATAATTCGTCTTTTTAACTTAGATGAATATTATGTTTTTTATAAGTGATAAATAACAATAATAAAAATTATTATTGTGAAAAAAGTATTTAATTATAGTTTTTCGGATACAAAATACAAAATATACAGAATGGAGTTTGATAGTGATGTTTCAAAAGGGTAGTCTTGTCCATTCAGCGCTTAATGCGTCTGATTTAAGGCAAAAAGCAATCTCTAACAACTTAGCTAATGTAAATACAGCTGGATACAAGGTTGATAAAGTTGAATTTGAGGATAAACTACGGCAAGCAATCACAGCTGATGGTGGTCTTTCTTTAAGTCGAACGAATGATAAACATCTCTTCGGTAATGGAGTGACAAATATGCAACCTGAGGTAAAAAAAAGATTGTACACTTCAGTTAAAGAAAACGGCAATAATGTTGACGTTGATATCGAAATGACTGAAAAAGCAGCAAATGAGCTCTACTATAATACGCTCATTAAGCAATTGAATGGTAAATATTCTATGTATAACTATGTGATTAATAATTAAGGTAGGTGAAACAGATGTCAATGTATGATTCATTTAATATTAATGCAAGCGGACTAGCTTTAGAACGTTTAAAATTAGATACTATTTCAACTAATATTGCTAATGCAAATACCACACGAACTGAAAATGGCGAGCCTTATCGTCAAAAACGTGTGCTATTTGAAGAGAGTCTGAAAAATCAAGAAAATAATTTGACTACGCCTGCTTCTGAGCAAGCAATAGAAAGTTTTGGGGTTCGGGTGACTGGTATTGAGGAAAACCAAGCTGAATTTGCTAGTGTCTATAATCCAAATCACCCCGATGCTGATGCAGCTGGTTATGTTCGAATGCCGAATGTGACTATTAGTGATGAAATGATTAACTTAATGAATACTGTACGAACGTATGAAGCAAATGTATCTGCATTAGAAAGTAGCAAAAATATGATGAAGAAAGCCTTGGAGATTTCTAAGGACTAATTTTTAAAGGAGACGATAAGCATGATCACCTCTGGAATAAATCCCTATACTGAAATGAAAGATTACCAAAATTTATTGCAACAAATGAGTGGCGCTAATCAAGAACCAACGGGAGCGCAACAAAATCAAGGATTTGGAGACATGTTTGATAGCGCATTGAATCAAATAGATACTGCTGTAAACAAAACAGACAGTAACGTAATGAGTGTTGTAACTGGTACACAGGAAAATTTACATGATGCGATGATTGATTTAACAGAAGCTCAGTTAACGATGCAAACAGCCATTCAAGTAAGAAATAAAATGATTGACTCATTAAATGAAGTGAAAAATATGCAGTTTTAAGTGAGTTGCTAAAGGAGATTCGTAAATAACTATGGAGATGTTACAAGGAATAAAAGATAAGTTTTTGTCGGGGTGGCTAAAATTATCAACAGTTAAAAAAGTTGCAACTATTGCTACATTAATCAGTATTATTTTAGTTATAGGGTTGACTCTCTATTTTTCAAATAAAACAACTTATAAAGTTCTTTTTTCTGATTTAGGTGAGGCAGAGTCTGGCGTAGTTATTGAAAATTTAGAATCAAAAAATATTAAATACAAATTAGAAAATAATGGAACTAAAATACTCATTGACGAAACACAAGTTGATAAAGCACGAATTGATTTAGCTGTTGAAAATAAGTTGCCAAGTCAATCAACAGGATTTGAAATTTTTGATGATAAAGGCATGATGACAACAGACGAAGATCGTAAAATTATGTATCAACGAGCAGTTACTGGCGAACTAGAGCGATCAATTGAATCACTTGATTCAGTTAAAAAAGCAAAAGTTATGTTGGTATTGCCTGATCGAAGTATTTTTGAAGAAAAAGATAAAGAAGCAAGCGCCTCAATTGTTTTGACGTTAGAACCGACAGCCAAGTTAAGTGATACAGTCATTAGCGGTATAGCGAATTTAACGTCAGGTGCAGTTGAGAACTTACCATTGAAAAATATTAAAATTGTTGATGACAAAGGAAATACACTATCTTCCTTTTTAGATACTAGTAATAAAGCTACAGCAACTGATTTAGTAAGTAAGTACCAAGCAATTAAATCGGATTATGAGAAATCTTTAGAGGAAAAAACGCTGACTTTATTAAGTGCAGTATTTGATCCGGATAAAGTAAAAGTATCGGTTAATACCGAACTTGATTTTGACTCAATTGAACGAACAACGGTCACATATGGTGATACTAAAATTCGTAGTGAAAATGTTCAAGCAACTGGAAACCAAATTAATCGTCAAGAAGTTCAAGGTGGCAATGTCAATGATAATGTTGAAAATGTCGTTGGAAATAATAATAATGATGGCAAAACATTTAATCGTAGCGTCAATAATGAAGTAGACACAGAAACAGTCAAAGTATTAGGGGCACCTGGTGCAGTTAAGAAAATTACAGCATCAGTTCTTATTAATGGTGACGTGTCAAATGTCGAAAGACAACGTTTAGAACAAATTGTCCAATCAGCTATTGGTTTTGATCGTGAGCGTGGTGATAATGTGACTATCCAAGGAATGAATTTTGCACAAGAACCTGAAGAAGTAGAGGGTGATGTTGTTGAAATGAACGGTGTTATGGAAATGCTTCAAACAAATTGGATTTGGCTAGCTCTAGGTGGAATACTTGCAGTTATTACACCACTCATTATTTGGTTAATTCGTCGTCGAGTGAAACAAAAACGTGAAGCTGACTTAGTTGAACCAATTGATTTAGGACAGAAGGTTGATTTAGTTGTAGACGATACTGGTTTGGTAGAAGATCCACTTGACACATTGATACAAACACGTCAAGAAAAGATAGACGATGCACAAAATGAATCACTAACAGCTGAAAATAAAGCAAAAGAATATGCTAAATCTAATCCAGAATTAGCTGCAGAGTTGATTAAAGTTTGGATGAAAGAAAAGTAGGTGGCAGAATATGGAAACATTAGATGGAACTAGAAAAGCAGCCTTACTTTTAATTTCATTAGGGTCAGAAGCTGCTGCACAAATTATGAAATTATTACCAGAAACTTATATTCAAAAAGTGAGTTATGAAATTGCTAATATTGATTATGTCAGTATTGAGGAACGTGAACAAGTTGTTAGTGAATTCATTACGATGTCGACAGCACGTAACCATGTTATAGATGGTGGGATTGATTATGCCATTGATTTATTGAATAAAGCCTTAGGTTCACAAAAAGCGAAGGAAGTTATCGATGTATTGAATCAAATTCAATTGCGTGAGCGACCATTTAATATCGCAAGAAAAGCTGATACCCAACAGTTAGTCAATTTACTCTTAGGCGAACACTCGCAGACTGTTGCATTAATTTTATGTTATATGCAACCTGATAAAGCCGCACAAGTCTTATCGCAATTTCCAAGTGAAAGACAAACAGAGATTGCTGAAAAAATCGGGACAATTGGTAGCACCTCACCGGTTGTTATTGAGAGAATTGAAAAGGTTATTGAAAATAAATTCTCGAATACGTTAGAAAGTAAGACAGAAAATGTTGGTGGCGTAAATACGTTGGTAGAAATTTTAAACTCAGTTGGCAGAAGTACAGAGAAAAATATTATCAGCGATTTAGAAAAACGTCAGCCAGAGTTGTCAGAAGAAATCAAATCAAATCTATTTACATTCGAAGATATTGTTGGTCTGGATAGAGGAGATGTCCAAAAAGTCTTACGTGAAGTGAATCATGATGTATTGGTACTCGCTTTGAAAGGTGCATCAGATCAAATTAAAGAATTTATTTATAGTAATCAAAGTTCGCGTTCAGTTGAGACATTGAAAGAAGATTTACAGTTTATGGGGCCTGCACGTTTATCAGCAGTCGAAGAAGCACAACAAAGTATTGTTGCTGTTATTCGCCGTTTAGATGAACAAGGTGAAATTTATATCGGAAGAGGGGATCAAGATGCAGTCATCTCGTAAATTAATCAAACCAGATGATGTAACTTCTTCAGATATCAAAATTCGTAAAATAGAAACGATTATGCCACAAAAAAAAGCTAGTGTGATGAGTGATGATTGCTTAAATGGTCATCAGTCATCAGCACGACTCAAACAATATGAGCATGATTTTTTTAAAGATCGAGAAAAAATGTTAGAAGAATTACAAATAGAACGCCAAAACTTACAGCAATTATTTCAGAAAGAGTTGGAAAAAGAGAAGACACAGTTTCGTCAAAAATTAGCTGAAGAACGCTCCAGAATACTTACTAATGTACAACAGGAGATTGAAGACTTAAAACAGAGTGCTGAGCAAAAAGGATTTGAGAAAGGAGAAGCTGCTGGATTTAAACATGGACAAGCTTTAGGATTTCAGCAAGGTAAAGACGAATCTCAAGTTTTGGTTGATGAAGCTCATAAACTTCATTTACAAGTTGAAAAAGAGATTTTTAGTTATCAACAAGATAAAAAGGGCGAGCTAGTCGATTTAGCTTGTCAAATGGCTGAAACTGTTATCAATAAAGAATTGGCACTCTCTGAAAAGCAAATTTATACTTTATTAGAGCCTTTCCTTAAACAGTTAGAAAAAAAAGATAACTTTGTAACAGTTTTTGTTTCTAAAGAAATGTATCAGGTGACATTACAAGCTCTAGAAGAGCTCAAAACGGAGTCAAATGATTTTTCTTATAGCGTCATAGCGGATTCAACTTTAGAACGATATGATTGTCTAATTGAAACTGACTTTGATGTACTAAATTTAACTATTTCAGACCAATTAAATCGGATGAAAGCTGATTTATTAGCTGAAGGGGTGGATTAGTTTGTTAGACCTTGATTTTCAAAGCTATAAAAAAAAGTTGAAAGAAACAGCTTACTATTTACAATTAGGAAAAGTGTCTCAAGTTGTTGGCTTAATTATTAAAGTAGAAGGTTTGAACGTTTTTGTTGGGGAAATTTGCGAAATTGAAATAAAAAAGACCAACAAAAAAGTTTTATCTGAAGTCGTTGGTTTTATTAACAAAACGGTTTTATTAATGCCTTTAGATGAATTGGATGGAATTGGACCAGGTTGTTTAGTTAGACCAACCAAGCAGGCTTTAAAACTAGAGCTGAGTGATAATCTATTAGGTAAAACGCTAGATGGATTAGGCCGTATCTTGACAGATGGAGAATTACAGAATGGTCAACACTATGATGTTAATAGGGATGCGCCAAATCCATTTACTAGAAAACCAATTGAAAAAGTTATGAGCACCGGAGTTCGTGCGATTGATGGAGTACTGACAGTTGGAGAAGGTCAGCGTATGGGGATTTTTGCCGGAAGTGGTGTTGGGAAAAGTACGCTACTCGGCATGATTGCTAGAAACTGTCAAGCGGACGTTATCGTGATTGGCCTCATTGGAGAACGTGGTCGTGAGGTCACAGAATTTATTCAAAATGACTTAGGACCGGAAGGCTATCAAAAATCAGTCGTCGTTTGCGCAACCTCGGATCAACCGCCATTAGTTCGTTTGAAAGGTG containing:
- the motA gene encoding flagellar motor stator protein MotA; amino-acid sequence: MDILLLIGIILGLFSVIVGMIVKGANIAALLNPAAAIIIFVGTFAALINSYPPSDIKRLPKIFGVLLKNKKYDAQELIASILSLAQQARKDGVLSLETAVDQLDNPFLKNGMEMVVDGMNPEQIKEILENEVFSLEDRHKVAASMMKTVGSSAPTLGVLGAVIGLIGALGNLNDVDALGHMISAAFVATLYGIFLGYVLFIPFGNRLARKSEEEVKYMMIAIEGILAIQSGQNPNTIEKKLNGMLSPNERTDNDKKK
- the fliF gene encoding flagellar basal-body MS-ring/collar protein FliF, whose protein sequence is MEMLQGIKDKFLSGWLKLSTVKKVATIATLISIILVIGLTLYFSNKTTYKVLFSDLGEAESGVVIENLESKNIKYKLENNGTKILIDETQVDKARIDLAVENKLPSQSTGFEIFDDKGMMTTDEDRKIMYQRAVTGELERSIESLDSVKKAKVMLVLPDRSIFEEKDKEASASIVLTLEPTAKLSDTVISGIANLTSGAVENLPLKNIKIVDDKGNTLSSFLDTSNKATATDLVSKYQAIKSDYEKSLEEKTLTLLSAVFDPDKVKVSVNTELDFDSIERTTVTYGDTKIRSENVQATGNQINRQEVQGGNVNDNVENVVGNNNNDGKTFNRSVNNEVDTETVKVLGAPGAVKKITASVLINGDVSNVERQRLEQIVQSAIGFDRERGDNVTIQGMNFAQEPEEVEGDVVEMNGVMEMLQTNWIWLALGGILAVITPLIIWLIRRRVKQKREADLVEPIDLGQKVDLVVDDTGLVEDPLDTLIQTRQEKIDDAQNESLTAENKAKEYAKSNPELAAELIKVWMKEK
- a CDS encoding FliH/SctL family protein yields the protein MQSSRKLIKPDDVTSSDIKIRKIETIMPQKKASVMSDDCLNGHQSSARLKQYEHDFFKDREKMLEELQIERQNLQQLFQKELEKEKTQFRQKLAEERSRILTNVQQEIEDLKQSAEQKGFEKGEAAGFKHGQALGFQQGKDESQVLVDEAHKLHLQVEKEIFSYQQDKKGELVDLACQMAETVINKELALSEKQIYTLLEPFLKQLEKKDNFVTVFVSKEMYQVTLQALEELKTESNDFSYSVIADSTLERYDCLIETDFDVLNLTISDQLNRMKADLLAEGVD
- a CDS encoding flagellar motor protein MotB, with the translated sequence MKRRKKHEEHVDEAWLLPYSDMLTLLLALFIVMFAMAKSDDKRLDQLGEQFHIILSGNSASGKGGLLPDNPATQKTDAEAIAETGAKIKEDLTTDGHKDEVDVKVEKDGVRVTIDSGLLFSPGSATLNSAVDEPLKKVADSLKKLIMTLLLLVIQTTCLTKQKSLNQIGN
- a CDS encoding flagellar hook-basal body complex protein FliE, which codes for MITSGINPYTEMKDYQNLLQQMSGANQEPTGAQQNQGFGDMFDSALNQIDTAVNKTDSNVMSVVTGTQENLHDAMIDLTEAQLTMQTAIQVRNKMIDSLNEVKNMQF
- a CDS encoding LacI family DNA-binding transcriptional regulator codes for the protein MPTLSDVAKKANVSKMTVSRVINHPEKVTDELKELVFKAMKDLNYKPNVAAKALANNKTQIIKFFILEEIDTTEPYYMSLLMGISKELDKHQYSLQLVTENSFDLGQSDGYVITGMRESDYEWIERLEKPFVLFGENRYGYDFIDTDNAKGTELATEHAIASGYSHIVFIGIDVKEPFEYSREAGYINTVQKYKRVPEIYRFKNRSRYTDQFIKEELHRFPKNTAFVCSSDRLAIGIERGLQHAKVQIPSDYGVIGFDGVFLDQIAYPQLTTIKQPVIEMGAACANMLLNKIKQDGAPQGNQLFEPQLITRGSTQQNT
- a CDS encoding site-2 protease family protein, which codes for MLEKFKNVSYFGLFVLGGWLFGYLFGYLNKQELLEIDSRSVIFFFVLLLPMVFLHVIVHEAGHTLFGQLTGYQFISFRVGPFLVVKEADGLTFKRFSVSGTLGQCLMRPPEYHEHQAFPYKLYLLGGVLMNLILSLLVLWLFPLNFASLSLIFIGFLTALLNVIPMGFNDGVTLRLASKNVQQRYLLYLQLEAHALLTQGLTYTELPAKMTQTIHVSQVTYLSQFQDFLRLGCLLENRDFDSLGLMLNDFSSRLGDFIYPYQLELKKELVFYLAYCEETDERIVKIWHEKAFQKSLNQPQANNLRIKAMYAWKVSQEVDRALLYLNQAVPLLANAPTKGEAKVEHLLIDWLRASITAESKQEFL
- the flgB gene encoding flagellar basal body rod protein FlgB, producing the protein MFQKGSLVHSALNASDLRQKAISNNLANVNTAGYKVDKVEFEDKLRQAITADGGLSLSRTNDKHLFGNGVTNMQPEVKKRLYTSVKENGNNVDVDIEMTEKAANELYYNTLIKQLNGKYSMYNYVINN
- the fliG gene encoding flagellar motor switch protein FliG, whose amino-acid sequence is METLDGTRKAALLLISLGSEAAAQIMKLLPETYIQKVSYEIANIDYVSIEEREQVVSEFITMSTARNHVIDGGIDYAIDLLNKALGSQKAKEVIDVLNQIQLRERPFNIARKADTQQLVNLLLGEHSQTVALILCYMQPDKAAQVLSQFPSERQTEIAEKIGTIGSTSPVVIERIEKVIENKFSNTLESKTENVGGVNTLVEILNSVGRSTEKNIISDLEKRQPELSEEIKSNLFTFEDIVGLDRGDVQKVLREVNHDVLVLALKGASDQIKEFIYSNQSSRSVETLKEDLQFMGPARLSAVEEAQQSIVAVIRRLDEQGEIYIGRGDQDAVIS
- a CDS encoding OmpA/MotB family protein; the encoded protein is MPNQTKEFKSNWELSAARAISVMDSLVANKGVTENRVSIQAYGEFRPKVPNNSAENRAKNRRVEIFIVKKDK
- the flgC gene encoding flagellar basal body rod protein FlgC, with protein sequence MSMYDSFNINASGLALERLKLDTISTNIANANTTRTENGEPYRQKRVLFEESLKNQENNLTTPASEQAIESFGVRVTGIEENQAEFASVYNPNHPDADAAGYVRMPNVTISDEMINLMNTVRTYEANVSALESSKNMMKKALEISKD